A single Thermomicrobiales bacterium DNA region contains:
- a CDS encoding VOC family protein, with amino-acid sequence MPTAIDHVIILAEDLDTAMQQYTDLGFTVIPGGKHARFTHNALVTFQDGSYLELIAFYEAPDAAKGEGHRWFKHVGNGGGLIDFAVGTPDVTSVVKDTTARGLHYDGPHPGQRARPDGEQLRWQSAMAGSEDSSALPFVIEDITDRGLRVPADGNTHTNGVRGIARLVVAADDLDAAIRDFQALLGVDAPKSKTDAGATFEVGPHTVELVAATAASGTGPVELQFIADEAGTIDPATASNANLKLVTK; translated from the coding sequence ATGCCGACCGCTATCGACCATGTCATCATTCTGGCCGAGGATCTTGATACTGCCATGCAGCAATACACGGATCTCGGCTTCACCGTTATCCCGGGTGGCAAGCACGCGCGCTTCACCCACAACGCCCTCGTGACCTTCCAGGACGGCAGCTACCTGGAGCTGATCGCGTTCTACGAAGCACCGGACGCGGCCAAGGGTGAGGGACATCGCTGGTTCAAGCACGTTGGCAACGGCGGCGGGCTGATCGACTTCGCCGTCGGCACGCCTGATGTTACGAGTGTCGTGAAGGACACAACCGCGCGCGGCCTGCACTACGACGGCCCGCATCCGGGCCAACGAGCCCGACCGGACGGCGAGCAGCTCCGCTGGCAGAGCGCGATGGCTGGTAGCGAGGACAGCAGCGCCCTGCCGTTCGTGATCGAGGACATCACCGATCGCGGTCTGCGCGTCCCGGCCGACGGCAACACGCACACCAACGGCGTCCGTGGCATCGCCAGGCTCGTCGTCGCAGCTGATGATCTGGACGCCGCCATCCGCGACTTCCAGGCCCTGCTCGGCGTCGATGCACCCAAGTCGAAGACGGATGCTGGCGCGACCTTCGAGGTCGGCCCGCACACGGTTGAGCTCGTTGCCGCGACCGCCGCGAGTGGCACCGGTCCAGTTGAGCTGCAGTTCATCGCGGACGAGGCCGGAACGATTGATCCAGCCACGGCCAGCAATGCGAACCTGAAGTTGGTGACAAAGTAG
- the aspS gene encoding aspartate--tRNA(Asn) ligase, whose amino-acid sequence MPQSLSPASTAGTHRSRTLAADLATMIDQQVTISGWLTTRRDLGSLSFLVVRDRSGNAQVVVESEELRETLAGLQVESVVAIHGTVVAEPRARGGAELHAIDIDVLAPVTEPLPFEINRRTLKPSLDIWLDRAPLALRHESKRAALEITAALVDGYRSALRKRGFVEIFTPKIVGSATEGGANVFPVAYFGRDAFLAQSPQLYKQIMVGVHERVFEVGPVFRAEPHATTRHLNEYISLDLEMGFIQDHRDVMALITELLREILATIQEQAGAALQTIGVELPAVGDIPVVGFSEAQEIILREFGEDTRGEPDLAPQHERWLGEWARREHNSEWIFVEGYPTAKRPFYTMPNPDSPAASNSFDLLFRGLELITGGQREHRYERLVATMQQRNIDPAPFVGYLDAFRFGMPPEGGCAIGLERFVAQLVGASNVREVTAFPRDINRLTP is encoded by the coding sequence ATGCCTCAGTCCCTCTCGCCCGCGTCCACCGCAGGGACGCATCGCTCGCGAACCCTGGCAGCCGATCTGGCAACGATGATCGACCAGCAGGTCACGATCAGCGGCTGGCTAACGACCCGCCGCGACCTCGGCTCGCTGTCCTTCCTCGTCGTCCGCGACCGCAGCGGCAACGCGCAGGTCGTCGTCGAGTCCGAGGAGCTGCGCGAAACGCTGGCCGGTTTGCAGGTAGAAAGCGTCGTCGCGATCCACGGCACGGTCGTCGCCGAGCCACGAGCGCGGGGCGGCGCTGAGCTCCACGCCATCGACATTGACGTGCTGGCTCCGGTCACCGAGCCGCTGCCGTTCGAGATCAACCGCCGCACGCTGAAGCCGTCGCTCGACATCTGGCTGGATCGCGCGCCGCTCGCGCTACGTCACGAGTCGAAGCGGGCTGCATTGGAGATCACCGCTGCGCTGGTCGATGGCTATCGGTCGGCGCTGCGGAAGCGCGGGTTCGTCGAGATCTTCACGCCAAAGATCGTCGGGTCTGCGACGGAGGGTGGCGCGAACGTCTTTCCAGTCGCTTACTTCGGACGCGACGCGTTCCTGGCGCAGTCGCCACAGCTCTACAAGCAGATCATGGTCGGCGTGCACGAGCGCGTCTTCGAGGTCGGCCCGGTCTTTCGCGCCGAGCCGCACGCGACGACGCGCCACCTGAACGAGTACATCTCGCTCGACCTGGAGATGGGCTTCATTCAGGATCATCGCGATGTCATGGCGCTCATCACTGAGCTGCTGCGCGAGATTCTGGCGACGATCCAGGAGCAGGCGGGTGCTGCGCTACAGACAATCGGCGTCGAGCTCCCGGCGGTTGGCGACATCCCCGTCGTCGGATTCAGCGAGGCGCAGGAGATCATCCTGCGCGAGTTCGGCGAGGACACGCGCGGTGAGCCGGACCTCGCGCCGCAGCATGAGCGCTGGCTCGGCGAGTGGGCACGTCGCGAGCACAACAGCGAATGGATCTTCGTCGAGGGCTATCCGACTGCGAAGCGCCCGTTCTACACGATGCCGAACCCGGACTCACCGGCGGCATCGAATTCGTTCGACCTGCTCTTCCGTGGACTGGAGCTGATCACCGGCGGGCAGCGAGAGCATCGTTATGAGCGGCTAGTCGCGACGATGCAACAGCGCAATATCGATCCCGCGCCGTTTGTTGGCTACCTCGATGCCTTCCGCTTCGGGATGCCACCGGAAGGCGGCTGTGCGATCGGTCTGGAGCGCTTCGTCGCCCAACTCGTCGGCGCATCAAACGTCCGCGAAGTGACTGCCTTCCCGCGTGACATCAACCGACTGACGCCGTAA